Proteins encoded by one window of Clostridium cagae:
- a CDS encoding ferritin family protein — MSYTTNRQPQGILKNIETFFREGMIAEIVAINDYSYFISLTDNKEVKDIFHHIMEEEKRHYGLFLQALRSVDKEQAAAKAEVDEHLEISSKEKYKEYNGKGSKSNLLTHIRDAIKGELEAIVLYEFFIENLENEKAIELIKEIIKDEKEHVEELTKALTILDKDKYDDI; from the coding sequence ATGAGTTACACTACAAATAGACAACCACAAGGAATTTTGAAGAATATTGAAACTTTTTTTAGAGAGGGAATGATCGCTGAAATAGTTGCAATAAATGATTATAGTTATTTTATAAGCTTAACTGATAATAAAGAAGTAAAAGATATATTCCATCATATAATGGAGGAAGAAAAAAGGCATTATGGATTGTTTTTGCAAGCATTAAGAAGTGTAGATAAAGAGCAAGCAGCAGCAAAGGCTGAAGTAGATGAACATTTAGAAATATCATCAAAGGAAAAATATAAAGAATATAATGGTAAAGGAAGTAAAAGCAATTTACTTACTCATATAAGAGATGCTATAAAAGGTGAACTAGAGGCCATAGTATTATACGAATTTTTTATTGAAAATTTAGAGAATGAAAAAGCTATAGAACTTATAAAAGAAATAATTAAAGACGAAAAGGAACACGTAGAGGAATTAACAAAAGCGCTTACTATTTTAGATAAAGATAAGTATGATGATATTTAA